In Pedobacter sp. SL55, the following proteins share a genomic window:
- a CDS encoding acyl-CoA dehydrogenase family protein, translating to MSKSVRKDLYEAPDYYLVDELLSEEHLLIRASVREWVKKEVSPIIEDYAQRAEFPKHLIKGLGEIGAFGPTIPVEYGGAGLDYTAYGIIMQEIERGDSGIRSTASVQGSLVMYPIYAYGTEEQRKKYLPKLATGELMGCFGLTEPDHGSNPGGMVSNIKDKGDHYLLNGAKMWISNAPFADIAVVWAKDEEGKIRGMILERGMEGFSTPETHNKWSLRASATGELVFDNVKVPKENVFPDIKGLKGPLGCLNQARYGIAWGALGAAMDCYDTALRYSKEREQFGKPIGGFQLQQKKLAEMITEITKGQLLVWRLGKLKSENRASAEQISMAKRNSVEIALDIARNARQMLGGMGITGEYSIMRHMMNLESVVTYEGTHDVHLLITGMDVTGINAFK from the coding sequence ATGAGCAAATCAGTAAGAAAAGACCTTTACGAAGCCCCTGATTATTATTTGGTTGATGAACTTTTATCTGAAGAGCACTTATTGATACGTGCTTCTGTTAGAGAATGGGTTAAGAAAGAAGTAAGTCCAATTATTGAGGATTATGCGCAACGAGCGGAGTTTCCGAAGCACTTAATTAAAGGTTTGGGAGAAATTGGTGCTTTTGGCCCAACCATCCCAGTAGAATATGGCGGTGCTGGCTTAGACTATACGGCTTATGGTATCATTATGCAAGAAATTGAACGTGGCGATTCGGGTATCCGTTCTACAGCTTCAGTACAAGGCTCTTTGGTAATGTACCCCATTTACGCCTACGGAACCGAAGAGCAACGCAAGAAATACCTACCTAAATTAGCTACGGGCGAATTAATGGGCTGTTTTGGCTTAACCGAACCAGATCATGGCTCTAATCCGGGCGGTATGGTAAGTAACATTAAAGATAAAGGCGATCATTACCTTTTAAATGGCGCTAAAATGTGGATTTCTAATGCTCCTTTTGCTGATATTGCTGTGGTTTGGGCTAAAGATGAAGAAGGTAAAATTAGAGGTATGATTTTGGAACGTGGCATGGAAGGTTTTAGTACGCCAGAAACACACAACAAATGGAGCTTGCGAGCATCGGCCACTGGCGAATTGGTGTTTGACAATGTGAAAGTTCCTAAAGAAAACGTATTTCCAGACATCAAAGGTTTAAAAGGCCCATTAGGATGTTTAAACCAGGCTCGTTATGGCATTGCTTGGGGCGCTCTGGGTGCCGCTATGGATTGTTACGACACTGCTTTGCGCTACTCCAAAGAACGTGAACAATTTGGTAAGCCCATTGGTGGTTTCCAACTACAACAGAAGAAGTTAGCGGAAATGATTACTGAAATTACGAAAGGACAATTATTGGTTTGGCGCTTAGGCAAGTTGAAAAGTGAAAATAGAGCATCTGCTGAACAAATTTCAATGGCCAAACGTAATAGTGTTGAAATTGCTTTAGATATTGCCCGCAATGCCCGTCAAATGTTGGGTGGCATGGGCATTACTGGCGAGTATTCTATTATGCGCCACATGATGAATTTAGAGTCTGTAGTAACTTACGAAGGTACGCATGATGTTCATTTACTAATTACCGGTATGGACGTTACTGGGATCAATGCGTTTAAGTAA
- a CDS encoding SRPBCC domain-containing protein: MKTFKKYTPLPAPPEEVYLALTKAQSIQLWTGAEVEFEEEAGTEFSFWDGDIVGKNLEFEPNKKIVQQWYFGEENEPSIVTIKLHPDNKGTSLEFVQTNIPDEDFEEFTEGIKEYYLGGLIDFFEEVDF, translated from the coding sequence ATGAAAACATTTAAAAAATATACGCCACTACCCGCTCCGCCCGAAGAAGTTTATTTAGCATTAACCAAAGCGCAAAGTATTCAGTTATGGACTGGCGCCGAGGTAGAATTTGAAGAAGAAGCCGGCACAGAGTTTTCTTTTTGGGATGGCGATATTGTTGGTAAAAACTTAGAATTTGAGCCTAACAAAAAAATAGTGCAACAGTGGTATTTCGGCGAAGAAAATGAACCATCTATTGTTACCATTAAATTGCATCCAGACAACAAGGGAACTTCATTAGAATTTGTACAAACCAATATTCCTGATGAAGACTTTGAGGAATTTACAGAAGGTATTAAAGAATATTATTTAGGCGGTTTAATCGATTTTTTTGAAGAGGTAGATTTTTAA
- a CDS encoding DUF1801 domain-containing protein, with product MLSELDQFYLKQEEPLQSCLLGLRDIILSTNDEITPEWKYKLPFFYYRGKMLCYLWIHKKHKQPYIGFVDGNLLNDEDLLVEKRAKMKILLIDPQEDLPYEKIKSLLATAIKARNN from the coding sequence ATGTTAAGCGAGCTTGATCAATTTTATTTAAAGCAAGAAGAACCTCTTCAAAGTTGTTTACTAGGTTTAAGGGATATCATTTTATCTACAAATGATGAGATAACGCCAGAATGGAAATATAAACTGCCATTCTTTTATTATAGAGGAAAAATGCTTTGTTATTTATGGATACACAAAAAGCACAAGCAGCCTTATATTGGTTTTGTAGACGGGAATTTATTGAATGATGAAGATTTGTTGGTTGAAAAGCGAGCAAAGATGAAAATTCTATTGATCGACCCTCAAGAAGATTTACCCTATGAAAAAATTAAATCGCTATTAGCAACTGCTATCAAAGCCCGAAACAATTAG
- a CDS encoding aspartate kinase, translating to MKILKFGGTSVGSPERMKKLLDIVNPAERQIVVLSAMSGTTNSLVEISNALLKEDKKKGIELINTLKDKYDAVVAELLPESVEGDFRAQGQEVVDYHFNFLLTLANDIFTAIEDKVVLAQGELLSTTLYHVYLKSIGIPSVLLPALDFMKIDEDNEPVIPYTTENLTPILEANPDTNLFITQGFICRNSFGEVDNLRRGGSDYTASLLGAAILAEEVQIWTDIDGMHNNDPRIVKGTKPIANLSFDEAAELAYFGAKILHPQSVFPAQRYKIPVRLLNTMEPQAFGTVISTESEKGKIKSIAAKDGITAIKIQSSRMLLAYGFLRKVFEVFERYKTPIDMITTSEVAVSLTVDFTDNLDKIVEELNSFGSVELDRNQTIVCVVGDFGAEKHGFASKVLDAIKHLPVRMISYGGSAYNISLLINTDDKVEALRSLHNRIFE from the coding sequence ATGAAAATTTTAAAATTCGGTGGCACCTCTGTGGGTAGCCCAGAACGTATGAAAAAATTGTTGGATATTGTTAATCCGGCAGAAAGACAAATCGTAGTATTATCGGCCATGTCTGGTACTACAAATAGCTTGGTAGAAATTTCAAACGCGTTACTGAAGGAAGACAAGAAGAAGGGCATCGAATTAATCAATACATTAAAGGATAAGTACGATGCTGTTGTTGCTGAGTTGTTGCCAGAGAGCGTAGAAGGCGATTTTAGAGCGCAAGGTCAGGAAGTAGTAGATTATCATTTCAATTTCTTACTAACATTAGCAAATGATATTTTTACTGCTATTGAAGATAAGGTAGTTTTGGCGCAAGGCGAATTATTATCTACCACTTTATATCACGTTTATTTGAAATCTATTGGCATACCATCGGTATTGTTACCAGCCTTAGATTTCATGAAGATAGATGAAGATAATGAACCGGTTATTCCGTACACTACAGAAAATTTAACACCAATTTTAGAAGCAAACCCTGACACCAACTTGTTTATTACGCAAGGTTTTATTTGCAGAAACAGCTTTGGCGAGGTAGATAATTTACGTCGTGGTGGTAGTGATTATACTGCCTCTTTATTAGGTGCGGCAATTTTAGCAGAAGAAGTTCAAATTTGGACGGACATTGATGGAATGCACAACAACGATCCTCGTATTGTGAAAGGAACTAAACCAATTGCTAATTTGTCTTTTGATGAGGCTGCTGAGTTAGCTTATTTTGGTGCCAAGATTTTACACCCGCAGTCGGTTTTTCCTGCTCAGCGATATAAAATTCCTGTTCGTTTGTTGAATACGATGGAACCGCAAGCTTTTGGTACGGTAATTAGCACGGAAAGTGAGAAAGGAAAAATCAAATCTATTGCTGCAAAAGACGGAATTACTGCAATTAAAATACAAAGTAGCCGAATGTTGTTGGCTTATGGTTTCTTACGTAAAGTTTTTGAAGTTTTTGAGCGTTATAAAACGCCAATTGATATGATTACCACTTCGGAGGTTGCCGTGTCTTTAACAGTAGATTTTACCGATAATTTAGATAAAATTGTAGAAGAACTAAATTCTTTTGGAAGCGTAGAGTTAGATAGAAACCAGACTATTGTATGTGTAGTGGGGGATTTTGGAGCAGAAAAGCATGGTTTTGCTTCAAAAGTGTTAGATGCAATTAAACACTTACCTGTAAGGATGATTTCTTATGGTGGTAGTGCATATAACATCTCGCTTTTAATTAATACTGATGATAAAGTAGAAGCCCTGAGAAGCTTGCACAACAGAATTTTTGAGTAA
- a CDS encoding phospho-sugar mutase gives MQLDQTTHATVQQWLNGNYDEITKSDIQKLIDQEAYTELTDAFYRNLEFGTGGLRGIMGAGSNRVNKYTIGTATQGLANYLLKKYPGEKICVAIAHDSRNNSDVFAKITADVFSANGIKVYFFSALRPTPELSFAIRELGCKSGVMLTASHNPKEYNGYKAYGADGGQFTSPDDKMVMDEVAAIKSIDEVKFDRVDANIELIGEEIDQKYLNAITALSVSPDAIERQKNLKIVFSPIHGTGITLVPPALAQFGFTNVTIVEEQSKPDGNFPTVVYPNPEEKEALTLALKKAEEIDADLVLATDPDADRVGIAVKNTDGKFVLLNGNQTGSLLVNYMLTAWQEKGKLTGNEYVVSTIVTTSLIKAICKEKGVEYFDTLTGFKWIGKIMTELSGKKQFIVGGEESYGYLVGDLVRDKDAVISCAFIAEMTAFYKDKGSSLYEAMIEMYVKYGMYKEDLVSITKKGKTGAEEIKAMMEQFRNNPPATLGGSPVVTLKDYELNKVTDIKAGSSQELGFPKSDVLQFITEDGSIISARPSGTEPKIKFYCSVNEPLASANDFKSTEQKLNEKIKTIMSDLQA, from the coding sequence ATGCAACTAGATCAAACTACCCACGCAACCGTACAACAATGGCTTAACGGTAACTATGATGAAATTACCAAATCAGATATACAAAAATTAATAGACCAAGAAGCTTATACTGAGCTAACGGATGCTTTTTATAGGAATTTAGAGTTTGGTACGGGTGGTTTACGTGGTATTATGGGCGCAGGATCTAATCGTGTAAATAAATATACTATTGGCACCGCTACGCAAGGTTTAGCCAATTACCTATTAAAAAAATATCCAGGCGAGAAAATTTGTGTGGCTATAGCACATGACAGCAGAAACAATTCTGACGTGTTTGCTAAAATTACTGCCGATGTATTCTCTGCAAATGGAATTAAGGTATATTTCTTTTCAGCTTTACGCCCAACACCAGAACTTTCTTTCGCCATTCGCGAATTAGGTTGTAAAAGTGGCGTAATGTTAACGGCATCGCATAACCCAAAAGAATACAACGGTTACAAAGCCTACGGTGCAGATGGCGGTCAGTTTACTTCTCCAGACGATAAAATGGTAATGGACGAGGTGGCTGCGATCAAAAGCATTGATGAAGTTAAATTTGATAGAGTTGATGCCAATATTGAGCTAATTGGAGAAGAAATTGACCAAAAATACTTGAATGCAATTACCGCACTTTCTGTTTCTCCAGATGCGATTGAGCGTCAAAAGAATTTAAAGATTGTGTTCTCTCCTATTCATGGTACGGGCATTACGCTAGTACCACCTGCTTTGGCTCAATTTGGTTTCACTAACGTAACCATTGTTGAAGAACAAAGCAAGCCAGATGGAAATTTCCCTACAGTGGTTTATCCAAATCCGGAAGAAAAAGAAGCTTTGACTTTGGCCTTGAAAAAAGCAGAAGAAATTGACGCTGATTTAGTTTTGGCAACCGATCCGGATGCCGACCGTGTAGGTATTGCCGTAAAAAATACTGATGGAAAGTTTGTATTGTTAAATGGTAACCAAACTGGAAGCTTGTTAGTAAATTACATGTTAACCGCTTGGCAAGAAAAAGGAAAACTAACTGGAAATGAATACGTAGTAAGCACTATTGTAACCACTAGTTTAATTAAAGCTATTTGTAAAGAAAAAGGAGTTGAGTACTTTGACACGCTTACTGGTTTTAAATGGATTGGCAAAATTATGACCGAACTTTCAGGCAAAAAGCAATTTATTGTGGGCGGCGAAGAAAGTTATGGTTACTTAGTTGGCGATTTGGTGCGTGATAAAGATGCCGTAATTTCTTGTGCTTTTATTGCCGAAATGACTGCTTTTTACAAAGATAAAGGCAGTAGCTTATATGAAGCAATGATTGAAATGTATGTGAAATATGGCATGTACAAAGAAGATCTAGTTTCGATAACCAAAAAAGGAAAAACAGGCGCTGAAGAAATTAAAGCGATGATGGAGCAGTTTAGAAACAACCCTCCTGCTACTTTGGGTGGTTCGCCTGTAGTTACGTTAAAAGACTATGAGTTAAATAAAGTAACTGATATTAAAGCAGGTAGTAGCCAAGAACTAGGTTTCCCTAAATCTGATGTACTACAGTTTATTACCGAAGATGGCAGCATCATTTCTGCTCGACCAAGTGGTACTGAGCCAAAGATTAAATTTTATTGCAGTGTAAACGAGCCTTTAGCAAGTGCTAATGATTTTAAATCTACAGAGCAAAAACTGAACGAAAAGATCAAAACTATTATGAGCGATTTGCAAGCTTAG
- a CDS encoding NAD(P)-dependent oxidoreductase, producing the protein MNNTKLGWIGLGNMGNPMAKNLLKAGYNLSVYNRSIDKTEDFKAIATVCQSISELVNNCDIIFTMLTNDDAVNQVYQEVLKEELDGKLFIDCSTISQECSLANAQLVKAKNAGFIDAPVAGSTRPAKEGTLIIMAGGDEKDVERAQPYFEKLGKLTKHLGANGSGIAAKLSINYFLSLIYQGLAETVLFSEKLGLERKDMLEIINESACGNGATKVKTPLLINDSYPAAFALDLMLKDILLAQKAGADFPLSQAMIDTYQGAQDKGFGKNDVIGIIEALK; encoded by the coding sequence ATGAACAATACAAAATTAGGTTGGATAGGTTTAGGCAACATGGGCAATCCGATGGCCAAAAACTTGTTAAAAGCAGGATATAATTTATCAGTTTATAATCGATCTATAGATAAAACAGAAGATTTTAAAGCAATAGCTACAGTTTGCCAAAGTATTTCGGAACTTGTGAATAATTGCGACATCATCTTCACGATGTTAACCAATGACGATGCTGTAAATCAAGTTTATCAAGAAGTTTTAAAGGAAGAACTAGATGGAAAGCTTTTCATAGATTGTAGTACCATTTCTCAGGAATGTTCTTTGGCAAATGCCCAACTAGTTAAAGCTAAAAATGCTGGATTTATAGATGCACCAGTTGCAGGTAGCACCCGGCCAGCTAAAGAAGGAACTTTAATTATAATGGCTGGTGGCGATGAAAAAGACGTAGAAAGAGCTCAACCGTACTTTGAAAAATTAGGAAAACTAACCAAGCATTTGGGTGCCAACGGAAGTGGCATTGCTGCTAAACTTTCTATCAATTATTTCTTATCCCTTATTTATCAAGGATTGGCAGAAACGGTTTTGTTTTCTGAAAAGTTAGGTTTAGAGCGCAAGGATATGCTAGAAATCATCAACGAAAGTGCTTGTGGTAACGGAGCTACCAAAGTAAAAACACCATTGCTAATTAATGATAGTTATCCTGCCGCTTTTGCTTTAGATTTAATGTTGAAGGATATTTTATTAGCGCAAAAAGCTGGTGCAGATTTCCCCTTATCGCAAGCGATGATTGATACTTATCAAGGTGCACAAGACAAGGGTTTTGGAAAGAACGATGTGATTGGAATTATTGAAGCGTTAAAGTAA
- a CDS encoding CoA transferase subunit B, which yields MLDKNGIAKRIAKEIKDGYYVNLGIGIPTLVANYIPEGVNVVLQSENGLLGMGPFPFEGEEDPDLINAGKQTITTLPGSSIFDSAMSFGMIRAQKIDLTILGAMEVSENGDIANWKIPGKMVKGMGGAMDLVASAKNIIVAMQHVNKAGESKLLPSCTLPLTGVKCIKKIVTELGVFDVLPEGGFKLLERAPGVSVEEIRKATAGKLYADDDVPEMVV from the coding sequence ATGCTTGACAAAAACGGTATCGCGAAACGTATCGCTAAAGAAATAAAAGACGGTTACTATGTTAACCTTGGCATTGGTATTCCAACCTTGGTAGCCAATTACATTCCGGAGGGAGTTAACGTAGTACTGCAATCTGAAAATGGTTTATTGGGAATGGGGCCTTTTCCTTTTGAGGGCGAAGAAGATCCAGATTTAATTAATGCAGGTAAACAAACCATTACTACCTTACCAGGTTCATCTATTTTTGATTCGGCCATGAGCTTTGGCATGATCAGGGCTCAAAAAATTGATTTAACCATTTTAGGAGCGATGGAAGTTTCTGAAAATGGAGACATTGCTAACTGGAAAATTCCAGGGAAAATGGTAAAAGGAATGGGTGGCGCAATGGACTTGGTAGCCTCTGCAAAGAACATTATTGTAGCCATGCAGCACGTAAACAAAGCAGGAGAGAGCAAGCTGTTGCCGTCTTGTACTTTACCTTTAACAGGAGTGAAGTGCATCAAGAAAATTGTAACCGAATTAGGTGTATTTGATGTTTTACCAGAAGGTGGATTTAAACTGTTGGAAAGAGCGCCTGGTGTAAGTGTAGAGGAAATTAGAAAAGCTACGGCTGGTAAGTTGTATGCCGATGACGACGTGCCAGAGATGGTGGTTTAG
- a CDS encoding CoA transferase subunit A, translating into MINKVVANADEAIADINDGKTLMLGGFGLCGIPENCISALVKKGVKNLTCISNNAGVDDFGIGLMLQQHQVKKMISSYVGENAEFERQLLSGELEVELIPQGTLATRCLAAGYGMPAIFTPAGVGTEVAEGKEIRNFDGKDYLMEYAFDADFAIVKAWKGDTAGNLIFRSTSRNFNPVMAMAGKTTIAEVEELVEVGQLDPDHVHTPGVYVHRIFQGKDYEKRIEQRTVRTKEQG; encoded by the coding sequence ATGATTAATAAAGTTGTAGCAAATGCTGATGAAGCAATTGCTGATATTAACGACGGGAAAACTTTGATGCTAGGCGGATTTGGCCTTTGCGGTATTCCTGAAAACTGTATTTCGGCCTTGGTAAAAAAAGGCGTTAAAAATTTAACCTGCATTTCTAATAATGCCGGCGTTGATGATTTTGGCATAGGTTTGATGTTGCAGCAACATCAGGTAAAGAAAATGATTTCTTCTTATGTTGGAGAAAATGCTGAATTCGAGCGTCAACTATTAAGTGGCGAGTTAGAAGTAGAATTGATCCCTCAAGGAACTTTGGCTACTCGTTGTTTGGCTGCTGGCTACGGCATGCCTGCAATTTTTACGCCTGCTGGTGTAGGAACCGAAGTGGCCGAAGGCAAAGAAATCAGAAACTTTGATGGTAAAGATTACTTGATGGAATACGCTTTCGATGCTGATTTCGCTATCGTAAAAGCTTGGAAAGGCGATACCGCTGGTAATTTGATTTTCCGATCTACCAGTAGAAACTTTAACCCAGTAATGGCAATGGCGGGCAAAACAACCATTGCAGAAGTAGAAGAGCTGGTAGAAGTTGGCCAGCTAGATCCAGATCACGTTCATACACCAGGAGTTTATGTGCACCGAATTTTTCAAGGTAAAGATTACGAGAAGAGGATAGAGCAGAGAACTGTGAGGACAAAGGAACAAGGATAA
- a CDS encoding DUF4296 domain-containing protein, translating into MFTMCLKHFDEIEMIRFFLVVFCITLLMACKPGIPKDIVQPDEMEKILFDIHVVDGYVSLISVPDSAKKVTAPLYKGIFKKYGIDSATHARSMAYYYQHPDLLSKMYDKISSKVGKARDVEIKKREKEEKVRAQKAAKLLKAAEAKKIDSIKKSIKKKQIDTAKKKPKPLTSLSKSTK; encoded by the coding sequence ATGTTTACTATGTGTTTAAAACATTTTGATGAGATAGAAATGATAAGATTTTTCTTAGTAGTTTTTTGCATTACGCTGTTAATGGCTTGTAAACCTGGTATACCCAAGGATATTGTACAACCAGATGAAATGGAAAAAATATTGTTTGATATACATGTAGTAGATGGGTATGTATCTTTAATATCGGTGCCAGATAGTGCTAAAAAAGTAACTGCACCACTATACAAAGGAATTTTTAAGAAATACGGTATAGACTCTGCCACCCATGCAAGAAGTATGGCGTACTATTATCAACATCCAGATTTGCTATCGAAAATGTATGATAAAATTAGTAGCAAAGTGGGTAAGGCTAGAGATGTAGAAATTAAAAAGCGAGAGAAAGAAGAGAAAGTACGAGCACAAAAGGCAGCCAAATTACTTAAAGCGGCAGAAGCCAAAAAAATAGATTCGATTAAAAAATCTATCAAGAAAAAACAAATAGATACTGCCAAAAAGAAGCCGAAGCCATTAACAAGTTTATCAAAATCTACCAAATAA
- a CDS encoding YggS family pyridoxal phosphate-dependent enzyme — translation MSIADNLLKYKNEIESDGVKLVAVSKNHPVEAVKEAYDAGQRVFGENLVQEMVEKQSQLPTDIEWHLIGHLQTNKVKYIAPFVKLIESVDSIKLLKEIDKQAAKHNRVIDCLLQIYIADEETKFGLAFDEAVELLRSEEFAAMKNVRIIGLMGIATNTANEKQTSTEFNELKVLFDGIKVSYFRKDDFFKEISMGMSADYKLAIEEGSTMVRIGSNIFGKRIIKHWKNKD, via the coding sequence ATGAGCATTGCTGATAACTTATTAAAATATAAAAACGAAATTGAAAGCGACGGAGTTAAACTTGTAGCTGTTTCTAAAAATCATCCGGTAGAGGCTGTAAAAGAAGCTTATGATGCTGGCCAAAGGGTTTTTGGAGAAAATTTGGTGCAGGAGATGGTAGAAAAACAATCGCAATTACCAACCGATATTGAATGGCATTTGATTGGTCATTTACAAACCAACAAGGTAAAATACATTGCTCCCTTTGTAAAACTGATAGAATCTGTTGACAGTATTAAACTTTTGAAAGAGATTGATAAGCAAGCGGCAAAGCATAACCGTGTGATTGATTGCTTGCTGCAAATTTATATTGCAGATGAAGAGACAAAGTTTGGCTTAGCGTTCGATGAAGCTGTTGAATTGCTGCGTTCTGAGGAATTTGCAGCTATGAAAAATGTAAGAATTATTGGTTTAATGGGTATTGCAACCAACACAGCAAACGAAAAACAAACTAGTACAGAATTTAATGAGTTGAAAGTGCTATTTGATGGCATTAAAGTAAGCTATTTCAGGAAAGACGATTTCTTTAAAGAGATTTCAATGGGTATGTCTGCCGATTATAAACTAGCTATAGAAGAAGGAAGTACCATGGTTAGAATTGGAAGCAATATTTTTGGAAAAAGAATTATCAAGCACTGGAAAAACAAAGATTAA